The nucleotide sequence GATCGTCTATTACCGATATACCCGGTACTCGTTTCACCACTTCCGATGCATCACGATCGAGTGTTTTGGCAATCTGTTGCGAAGATATACCACTCGCTACCTGTACTTGCGCTTTCATTCCTTCCAACAAAGACATCTCCGTATCGTTCCTGCGATAGGTAGAAACCACGACTTCATTCAAGGCGACCCCGTCTTCCTCCATCTCAATTTCAAGACCCGCGATAGACTCTCCCTGCTTCACATTCACCGGAACCCGAACCGTCTTATAGGATAAATATCGGCAAACAATCGTCTGCTTTCCTATGGGAATATTTTTCAAACTAAACTTTCCGTCCAAATCGGTAGCTGTCGCTACCGAACTATTCTCTATTTGTACGGTGGCCCCTATAATTGCCTCTCCACTTTTCTTATCTCTGACTTCTCCGGTAATCAAACTTCCTGCCGAAGCTGTTATCCCCAATGCATGAATCGAAAAAACAAAACCTAAAACAACCGCCAGTAATCCGCTTTTATACATATATTTTTACCTTTTTCTTTCCGCTGCAAAAGTAAAAGCAAAAGAATACGAAAACATGACAGCAATATGAATCGATATATAACATGTATTACATTATCGTATACCGAATTTTGCAAATATATTTCAGTACGATATGCAATATTGTATCTCAACCCAATAGACCCACAGAGAAAAAACTATCTATCGTTCGACCTACATGTAGCGTTTTCTACGGAGCCTGCATAAAAAAATTCAATTTATTTAACAACTTCTACATGACTGATTTCCTGCAATGATTACATTTATGTAAGTTACTAATATCGATGTTTCTTCTTGCAAATTGCTTCGCAAAAATCCATCTTTGTATTGAAAAACAAAAGTTATTAACGATAATCGAAGTAAACTTAAAACGAAAAAACGATGGACAAAATCACAAAAATCAATTCAGGAGAAAAGTTTACCCACACATCTGTCGGAAAACTCGCCGAGTTCAATGGTAAACAATTCCTCAAAGACACTGTCGGTACAACCGGTTGCGAAATTTCATTCGGGACAATAGAGCCCGGCCAAGCCGCACCTTTCTTTCACAGCCATAAACAAAACGAAGAAATTTATATTATTCTCAGTGGCGCCGGCGACTTTCAAGTAAACGATACGGCTTTCCCTATTGCCGAGGGATCGATCGTCCGTGTAGCCACAGCCTGCAATCGTTCCATACGATGCACATCAACCGAAAAAATGCTCTACATCTGCATTCAGGCAAAAGAAGGTAGTCTCGAACAATGTACTATGGAGGACGGTGAAATCACCCAACAAAAAACAAAATGGTAGTAAAACAAGGAGGCTGTTCTATGTTATTCAAGAACAGCCTCCTCTCACATCATAGTTAAAGTTATTTATTCCGCTTCAATTCCAATACCGCTGCACCGCCAGCAGTAAAAAATACCAAATTCCCATTTTCGAGTATGCCATAAGTCCTCACATTATTCAAAGCTGAAAGTATGTTTTTCTCTGTCTCCATATCGGGACACATCATACGAGTTGCAGCCACACCGTGGAAAGAGATAGAATTTTCTACGGTCTCATCACTCCGTAATTCCCCTGTTATACGATTACAACCCGAGTTTCCACTTATTCGACCGTCAGCAATATCGAACTTGACACCCGGTCGCACTTCCAAATCGGTAGATAAAGTATCTCCATACACTTTAACAATATTCCATTCTCCTTCCAATTCAGATAAAGGAACTACCGAAAACCTCTTACTCAATAACATGACAGGTTCTTTATCCGAAGCATACAGGGCAATTTTATTTTTACCCGCGCGTTTAACGTTCTTTACCGTAGACAACACTTCGATAAGTTTTCCTTCCAATTCCATATCGGGACAAGCCATGAGAGTGGATGCCATATGACCCAATTCTATTTTATTGTCTCTGGAAAGATCCAGACTCCCCATTATACGGTTACAACCGCTATATCCATATACTCTCCCTTTCTTCGTATCGAATCCGATAAAGGGGTTCGATTGAGCTCGAACCGGTTCACCCTGAATTTCTACCACGTTCCATTCACCACAAATATCATTTTCCGATACCATATCTCTCGCCGTTTTACAAGAAGACAATAATAAAACTCCCAAAAATACCGACAAGTACATCTTTTTTGCATTCATATTTCTATTTTTTAAATCTACTATATATGCGACTTCAATAAATAATTGGAGAAAAGAATATAATACTGCGTCTTTATATATTAAAATTTTTTAAATACGCTATTTCCCTTCAAAAGTCTCCCTTTCCTCGATAGTATTTACAATATCCATCATACATTTTTGCTACCTTTACTAAATATTCATTTAAACTACGGATTTATCATGAAAAAGAAAAATTTTATTCCTTTCATTGCAATCTCTGTTTTATGTGCAGCCTGTCACGACAAAACTACTTTAACCGGAGATTGGATTGAACCAGTACCGGGTACTACAAATACGATACAAGGATTCAGTCTGAAAGAAAACGGAGAAGCAACGTCCATCAATATGGCCACCCTTCAATATAAATCTTGGACGCAAGAGGACAACCGGCTCATTCTATCGGGAGAAAGCATCGGTAATCACCAAACAATCTCATTCTCTGATACTTTAAAAATTTTCAAACTATCGGAAGACAGTCTGATTTTGAAAAAAGGTGATTTGGTTAAAACATATACACGTCCCAAAAGTATCATTCCAGCGACTCCGATACAACCAGCTACATCTATTACGTTTACAGTAAAAGGGAAATTAGTCATCGGACATGAAGTACGCTCTTTTATCGCAGAAGGCGACACCACCTCATATTGGATCATCGATGATTCGGGAACACTGAAAGAGGAATATGAAAAAACTATCGGCAACAATTCCGAGCCATATACTCCGGTATATGCCGAACTAAAAGTTATCGATACCGGGAAATCGAACGAAGGATTTGCCGCCGAATATGCCGGAGTCTATCATGTAAAAGAAGTGTTGAATATATCCCCGATTAAACCAGAATAGGCGTGTAGCCATATCATGAATATAGCCTACATAGGTGCGAGGATAAAGAATTCCGTAAAAAATTCGTGGGGATAGACTTGTATTTTAATAATGAATCTCTTGTCAGCAACCATATTACGAACTCCTCAGCAAACGGTAAAAAAGCAGCCGAATAGATTTTTGAAGATATTCAACCCCTCCGTCACTACGTGCCACCTCCCCTATATTTTGCATGCAAAACACAGAGGAGGAGGTTAATACTTTCCTATATATCATGTTTGTTCTTCTCCCTTGCCGTGTCCCGTAGCATTACGGGGTGTTGCGTTAGCCATATAGAGAAGGTGGCACGTAGTGACGGAGGGGTTGAAAAGCACCACCTTAATCAGTCCGTTTATATCAGATATTTAACCCCCTCGCCCTACACTCCCCCTATCTCACCTGCGATGAGCAGAGGGAGAGTTGAATTCATACTCCTCCACTGTGTTTTTGTAGCGCAAAAATAGGGGAGATACCGAAGAACGATAGTTTCTGAGGAGAGGGAGTAGAATATACAAGGACAATCTCCACTAATTATCGACTGAGACAGAATAAAGAATATAGACGTAATACATTTTGATGAAAATAAAAGAGCGATGAAATTCATCACTCTTTTTGTAGCGAGACCGGGGCATGATCCCGGGACCTCATGATTATGAATCATGCGCTCTAACCAACTGAGCTATCTCGCCAACATGTTTATGTATCGCACGACCAATTGTCAAATGCGGTGCAAAGATAAGGGATTATTTTATACTACACAAAAAATTGGCTTACTTTTTTTACTCACCAATTCATGCAATCCATCGCCGTATCAACCGATATATCTCTCCAATCCATAAAACGGCCGAGGTTGCCACAAAAATATACACCCAGTCCATCGGTTGTAAAGGAGTCACACTGAACAATGCTCCACCCAAGCTGACTATCAAAATCTGCCCGGCTAGAATAATGAGGGTGACCCACAGAAATCCTTTGCATGAAGCCAAACGATCAAAAGCGGATTGTACATTTCCAAAAGCCTTCGCATTGAACATATTCCAAAATTGTAAAAACACGAATATGGAAAAGAAAAGGGTAAGTTCATATCGGGTAAGCCCTCCGGGAACTGGCGCAAAGTTAAAGAAATGGGTAAAGAAAAGCGACAGATCGAACTGAGCGAGCGATGTAATATCGACATGTTTGAAATATTGCAACAGCCCGAACAAGAGCAACACAAAAGCAATTCCAGTCCCGATGATACCTCCTGCCATAGGCCGGGTAACGATATTATCGTTCAAATGACGCGGCTTGTCCCGCATAACCCGCTCGTCGGGCGGCAAGGAAGCCAATGCCAAAGCAGCGAAGGTATCCATAATGAGATTTACCCAAAGCATCTGAGTGACTGTCAACGGCGACTCTGTTCCTAAAAAAGCACCGATAAGGACAATCAAACATGCGGCCACATTGATAGTCATCTGGAAAAGAATGAACTTCTGTATGTTACGATACAGCGAGCGTCCCCAAAGCACCGCTTTGGTAATACTACCGAATGAATTGTCGATAATCGTAATGTCGCTCGCTTCTTTGGCGACAGATGTCCCGTCGCCCATCGAAAGCCCCACCTGCGCAGCATTGAGTGCCGGGGCATCGTTCGTTCCGTCTCCGGTAACGGCAACGACCTCATCTTGCGATTGCAACAAACGTACAAGTCGCTCCTTATCCATTGGACGAGCCCGAGCGATAACTTTCAAATCGGGGATACGTTCCAACAAAGTTTTATCGTCGAGAGCCGCGAATTCGGGACCTATAATTATATTACGATCTCCGTCTTCGGGTGTCCACAACGAAATCTGGCGAGCTATTTCACGAGCTGTGGCCGGGGTATCGCCTGTTACGATCTTCACTTTTATCCCCGCATTCAAACAGTCGGAAACTGCCGCAGGCACTTCCTTACGAACCGGGTCGGCAATGGCTGTGATACCTAAGAAAGTCAATTTGATATGGGGAGCCAAGTGTCCGGCGATGAAACACACCTCATCGGGCTCGACCAAAGCATAGGCAAACCCCAAAGTACGCATGGCTTGATTTTGGTATTGCAACAGCTTTTCTTCCAGCATCGGACGGCTATCGGTCATAGGAACATTTCCCGACGAAGTAACCCGATCTGAACAGAAATTCATCACATATTCGGGAGCACCTTTCACATAAAGCACCCGGTGATTCAATAACGGAGACTGAACTACCGTAGCCATATACTTACGTTCGGTAGAAAATGTCAACTGTTCGATCACCTCTGCATGACGACGCAACGCTGCATAATCGACTCCCCGGTCGGCCAACCAAAGCAGCAAAGCTCCCTCGGTAGGATTGCCCAACACTTTCACACTGCCGGCAGCCTCATCTAAATGAGCGGTCGAGTTTGCCGCTATACTCTCAAAAATAATGTCCTCCACTCCCGACTCAGGAATATAATCGAAAGCCGCCTCATGCACTCTCATCTGGTTTTGCGTGAGAGTTCCGGTCTTATCGGTACAAATCACCGAAGCCGCACCCATCGTTTCGCAAGCATGCATTTTACGAACCAGATTATTATTCGCCAGCATACGCTTCATACTCATCGCCAAACTGAGCGTGACACTCATCGGCAATCCTTCGGGGACAGCCACGACGATAACCGTAACAGCTATCATCGCCGTCGATAACAGATAGCTTCCGAACAATAACCAATCGATAACGGGGTGCTCTGTCAGGTAAATAACCGTTCGAGCTATAAAAATAACGGCAGCGATAATGTAGCTCGCTTTTGTAATAAACGAAGCCAACGTATTTAGCTGCTTATCGAGGGGCGTTTGCGTATTATTTTCTATCTGAGAACCGGTATATACCTTACCATATTCGGTCGCATCGCCCACTTGCGTCACTTGCATGACACCGTATCCACCCAACATCGTAGAGCCGTTCATCACGGCATTGGAAGGGTATGTGGCTTCTTTATCGAAATCGGCTTCTATCGTCGTTTTAGTCGCCATCGGCTCTCCGGTTAAAGAAGATTCATTCACCTGCACCGATACAGCACTCAATAAAATTCCATCGGCAGGTATTTCATCTCCGGCATTCAACATAACGATGTCGCCCACGACAATCTCCCGTTTGGGTATCTCCAACATATGTCCGCCTCGTATGACCTTGACAGGAAGATCGTCGTTTACCTGATTGAGAATATCGAATTTCTTAGCCGCACTCATTTCGAAAAGAAAGCCGACAACCGTCGCCAACAATATAGCCAAAACGATACCTGCCGGTTCGAACAACGCCGACATGCCGGCCTCGCCCGTAGCGATATGATAAACCGCAACAGCGACAGAAAGCAGTAATGCGATTAAAAGGATTCGAATAATCGGATCGGAAAACTTTTCCAAAAACAATTTCCACATAGGCGTACGAGCCGGAGGAGTCAATATATTTTCTCCATACCGTTCCCGACTGGCCAATACTTCCGATTCGCTAAGCCCGGAATATTCTACCTCAGATTTCATCTATTCTATTATTCTATTGATACCTATTTTATAAAGAAACCGCTATGCGAACAGAGCTATCACCTCATCGATGGTAAACAGGGACTGTTCGCCCGTAGTCATATTTTTCAAAGTGATTTTTTCTGCTGCAATTTCATTTTCACCGACCAAAGCGACATACTCCACGCCTGTGGAATCGGCATATCCCATCTGCTTCTTCATCTTAGCGGCTTCGGGATAAATTTCGGCCCGTATACCGGCAGCTCTTAACCGGGCTAAATGAGACAGACAAACCTCGCATTCCCGCTCTCCGAAATTAACGAACAGAACTTGTGTCGATTCCATCGACTCCTTCGGGTATAAATCGAGTTGATTGAGTACATCGAAAATACGATCGGCCCCGAAAGAAATACCGACACCGGAAACTCCCGTCAAGCCGAACACTCCCGTCAAATTATCATAACGGCCTCCCCCTGTAATGCTTCCAATTTGCACATCGAGAGCCTTTACTTCGAGAATAGCTCCCGTATAATAATTCAGTCCGCGAGCCAAAGTCAAATCGATTTCAAGCGATGCTCGCAGAGACGAAGCGGATAGTTTTCGTAAAATATATTCCAACTCGTCTATACCTTTCAATCCCACTTCCGAGGCAGATAATTCTCTACGCAGCACTTGTAACTTTTCTTCGTTGCTTCCCTGCAACAGAATCACTGGTTGCAATCGGGCGATGGCATCTTCGGACAAACCCTTTTCCCGTAATTCGTCATTCACCTTATCCAATCCTATCTTATCGAGCTTATCGATAGCGACCGTAATATCGACTATCTTATCGGGAGCACCTATCCACTCGGCTATCCCGCTCAATATCTTCCGATTGTTCAATTTAATAGCGACCCGTATTCCGAAACGGGCGAAAACCTCGTCTATCATTTGAATGAGTTCCACCTCGTTCAATAATGAATCGGAACCTACGACATCGGCATCGCATTGGTAAAATTCACGATAGCGTCCCTTTTGCGGACGGTCGGCTCGCCACACGGGCTGTATCTGATAACGTTTGAATGGAAACGTCAGTTCATTACGGTGCATCACGACGAAACGGGCGAAAGGAACCGTCAAATCATATCGTAACCCTTTCTCACATAACCGGCAAGACAAGCGGTTGAGATTACGCTCCTCTAAATCGGTCTCGGTAACATCGGAAAGAAAGTCTCCCGAATTAAGGACTTTAAACAAAAGTTTATCCCCCTCTTCTCCATACTTTCCCATCAAGATCTGTAAAGTCTCCATCGCCGGAGTCTCGATTTGACGGAATCCATAAAGGCCGAAAACATGCTTTATCGTATTGAATATATAATTACGCTTCGCCATCTCTTCCACAGAGAAATCTCGCGTACCCTTCGGGATACAAGGTTTTGCCATCATATTTGATAATCTTATTCTATAAAATTTCTACGGGGAAAACCCCGATATAAATGAACTACAAAAATAGCGTAAACCAAAGACAGAAACAAATTTATCGGATTCTCCCGAAATACAGCCTATCTTCGCTTTTCATGCAAAGGTATAACATTTTTCTTTTCACCACATTTTCAGTTCTAAATTCTTAGAAGCTGTTTTAAATTTATTGAGAAATAATATTATCATTGCAAGCAGGTATGTTCCGGCCATATTGAGCCCCAGTTTCGCATCTTGAATCCCTTGATTTTTGTCAATAGCCCGCTATTGACTGCATATCTCGGACTCCAATCTGCTTCAACATAGGCCTCAATCTGTCTCGGAATAAATTTAAAACAGCTTCTTAATATTAAGAAAATATTTTCAACTTTTCAAGTCGATGACTAAAAACGATAAGCTGTTCCTAATGAAATGCGGCCGACTCCGATGAAATGATGTGTATTGGGTATGTAGTCATATAACTTATCGTCCCACAACGTCATCGAGGGTTCCGCAAAAAGATCGAACGAACGGGAAACATTCCACCGGAATTGCAAACCTCCCTCGACCACCCAACCGATACCTCCATCACTGTTATAATTACTCCACCCTATACCGGTTCCCAACGAGGCTATCAGATGGAAACGACGATCGGGATCGGGTTCAAGAAGCGATGTAAGATTCAACAGATAATCGACATGAGCCGTCCCCAAGCAAAGAGTTTTCGACGTATGGGGTGCAATAAAATCATATCCCAAGCCTATTTCCATACCCGATGCCGATGTAAACCATCTACCGAAAGAAAGGTCTGCCCCTACCGAAACTTTCCGATAACGGTCCACCAAAATCGTTTCACTGAACAACGACGGACCTACCGAAACGGAAAAATAATTTCTCTTATCGAAAGTTCGTTTTCCTCCCGCAACTGTATTCCCGCCCAATTTATAATTGAGGCCAACCATCAAACGAGCCTCCGGGTCGAAGCCCAAGCCATTGTCATTACGAGAAACACGAGATGCAAGAAGCTGAGGCTCGATAAACAAATCGATGCCCGAAGATACATTGAACCGTCCTTGTACTCCTGCTCTGACGCCATAAACAAATTCATTTTTCTTTTGGCTATTTCCGACTCCGGCATACACTCCGCCTAACGCAATGAGGTCAAACAACCTGTCGGAATTATATCCGACCGTAAAAGCCGACAGATTAAACATATAGTCGGCCGACAAAGCCAGCGACATATAACGTGGCGCCGCACCGTAATATCCATAATCCAAGCCCAACCGCCAAGCCGACAAAGGAGTGTACCACTTGCCGACAGAAACAGCCAATCCATGACCTCCCGCAAAATCATCGCCAGACCGTCTCAATACCCGTCCCGTATAGGCCAATGACAAGAAATATTTATCGGACAAGTCATAAGCGGCATGATTGGCCTTATAGTCATATCGATCGAGCTGATATTGCAGACCGACATTTAGAGAAGTCAACATGTCGACAGGCAAACCGGCGAAGCTCTCACGAGAATATTTTTTCCCGAAAGCCCTCACTTGGGGTTCGACAAACAATCCGATACCCGAACCTACATTCCACAATCCTTGCAAACTCAAACCCATACCGGGATAAAATCCCGAATTATAGCTGGTCGCATAGGATAGTACGGCTCCAACACCCAATGTCGCATGGAATATCCGAGAAGGATTATACCCATACAACGTCGAATTGATATT is from Barnesiella intestinihominis YIT 11860 and encodes:
- the hisS gene encoding histidine--tRNA ligase, producing MAKPCIPKGTRDFSVEEMAKRNYIFNTIKHVFGLYGFRQIETPAMETLQILMGKYGEEGDKLLFKVLNSGDFLSDVTETDLEERNLNRLSCRLCEKGLRYDLTVPFARFVVMHRNELTFPFKRYQIQPVWRADRPQKGRYREFYQCDADVVGSDSLLNEVELIQMIDEVFARFGIRVAIKLNNRKILSGIAEWIGAPDKIVDITVAIDKLDKIGLDKVNDELREKGLSEDAIARLQPVILLQGSNEEKLQVLRRELSASEVGLKGIDELEYILRKLSASSLRASLEIDLTLARGLNYYTGAILEVKALDVQIGSITGGGRYDNLTGVFGLTGVSGVGISFGADRIFDVLNQLDLYPKESMESTQVLFVNFGERECEVCLSHLARLRAAGIRAEIYPEAAKMKKQMGYADSTGVEYVALVGENEIAAEKITLKNMTTGEQSLFTIDEVIALFA
- a CDS encoding META domain-containing protein, which translates into the protein MNAKKMYLSVFLGVLLLSSCKTARDMVSENDICGEWNVVEIQGEPVRAQSNPFIGFDTKKGRVYGYSGCNRIMGSLDLSRDNKIELGHMASTLMACPDMELEGKLIEVLSTVKNVKRAGKNKIALYASDKEPVMLLSKRFSVVPLSELEGEWNIVKVYGDTLSTDLEVRPGVKFDIADGRISGNSGCNRITGELRSDETVENSISFHGVAATRMMCPDMETEKNILSALNNVRTYGILENGNLVFFTAGGAAVLELKRNK
- a CDS encoding cupin domain-containing protein; this translates as MDKITKINSGEKFTHTSVGKLAEFNGKQFLKDTVGTTGCEISFGTIEPGQAAPFFHSHKQNEEIYIILSGAGDFQVNDTAFPIAEGSIVRVATACNRSIRCTSTEKMLYICIQAKEGSLEQCTMEDGEITQQKTKW
- a CDS encoding calcium-translocating P-type ATPase, PMCA-type codes for the protein MKSEVEYSGLSESEVLASRERYGENILTPPARTPMWKLFLEKFSDPIIRILLIALLLSVAVAVYHIATGEAGMSALFEPAGIVLAILLATVVGFLFEMSAAKKFDILNQVNDDLPVKVIRGGHMLEIPKREIVVGDIVMLNAGDEIPADGILLSAVSVQVNESSLTGEPMATKTTIEADFDKEATYPSNAVMNGSTMLGGYGVMQVTQVGDATEYGKVYTGSQIENNTQTPLDKQLNTLASFITKASYIIAAVIFIARTVIYLTEHPVIDWLLFGSYLLSTAMIAVTVIVVAVPEGLPMSVTLSLAMSMKRMLANNNLVRKMHACETMGAASVICTDKTGTLTQNQMRVHEAAFDYIPESGVEDIIFESIAANSTAHLDEAAGSVKVLGNPTEGALLLWLADRGVDYAALRRHAEVIEQLTFSTERKYMATVVQSPLLNHRVLYVKGAPEYVMNFCSDRVTSSGNVPMTDSRPMLEEKLLQYQNQAMRTLGFAYALVEPDEVCFIAGHLAPHIKLTFLGITAIADPVRKEVPAAVSDCLNAGIKVKIVTGDTPATAREIARQISLWTPEDGDRNIIIGPEFAALDDKTLLERIPDLKVIARARPMDKERLVRLLQSQDEVVAVTGDGTNDAPALNAAQVGLSMGDGTSVAKEASDITIIDNSFGSITKAVLWGRSLYRNIQKFILFQMTINVAACLIVLIGAFLGTESPLTVTQMLWVNLIMDTFAALALASLPPDERVMRDKPRHLNDNIVTRPMAGGIIGTGIAFVLLLFGLLQYFKHVDITSLAQFDLSLFFTHFFNFAPVPGGLTRYELTLFFSIFVFLQFWNMFNAKAFGNVQSAFDRLASCKGFLWVTLIILAGQILIVSLGGALFSVTPLQPMDWVYIFVATSAVLWIGEIYRLIRRWIA
- a CDS encoding lipocalin family protein, with product MKKKNFIPFIAISVLCAACHDKTTLTGDWIEPVPGTTNTIQGFSLKENGEATSINMATLQYKSWTQEDNRLILSGESIGNHQTISFSDTLKIFKLSEDSLILKKGDLVKTYTRPKSIIPATPIQPATSITFTVKGKLVIGHEVRSFIAEGDTTSYWIIDDSGTLKEEYEKTIGNNSEPYTPVYAELKVIDTGKSNEGFAAEYAGVYHVKEVLNISPIKPE